The genome window TGTACAACCAGTGTGTAGAATTGTGCATGCTGGTGCACATGTTCAAATATGGTGATGGCCGAAGAGGGCATCAGACCTACCTCGAACTCTTTCAACCCTTGATAGGGTTTGCGAAAAGAAGTCACCAGATCCTGAATCACATCATCGATGATTTCGTTGAACAGGTCTTCTTTGTACTGATAATGCCTGTAGAAAGTACCTCGATTCAGGTCGGCGCGCTCGACAATATCCGTAATGGATATTTCTTTAAAGGGATGTTTTTGCATTAGATGGATGAGAGCATCCTTCAGCGCAGCTTTGGATTTCTTGATTCTTCGGTCCATCGAATTTGGAGTTTCAGACATCTATTTTCCTCCTCGCGAGTTCACTTTATTAATTAAAGTACATTTGGGCTTAGTAGTGTTGTTTAACGTACAACTGGACAAGCTTTTACTGATTGAAGTGAATTGCTATGACTTATTATACTAAGGATAAGAGTTAATGAACATTTGTTTGTTAACTTATTGTAAACGAATACACAAAGGAGGATACATGGAATGAAACTTCAAGATAAAGTGGCAGTTGTCACAGGTGCTGGTTCAGGTATGGGGAAAGCGATCGCGACGTTATACGCCCAAGAGGGTGCAAAAGTAGTCGTATCGGATATTAACGAGGAATCCGCACAGGCGGTTGTGAATGATATTAAGGCACAGGGCGGGGAAGCGATTGTGGTTCTGGCCAATGTAGCCAAAGAAGAAGATGTGCAGAATCTGATTGATACGACGGTGAGCACATACGGTACAGTAGATATTCTGATTAACAATGCGGGCATTATGGATGGCATGGAGCCTGCAGCGGATATAACGGATGAGAAGTGGGAGAGATTGTTCGCTGTGAACACAACCAGTGTGATGCGGACAACACGGAAAGTATTGCCGATCTTCCTGGAAAAACAAAAAGGCGTCATCGTGAACATTGCTTCGGCAGGTGGATTGCACGGCGGACGTGCAGGAGCAGCCTATACGGCCTCCAAACATGCGGTCGTGGGTTTCACCAAAAATACAGGGTATATGTATGCTGAGCAAGGCATTCGTTGTAATGCGATCGCCCCAGGTGCCGTGGCAACCAACATCAGCGCATCCATGACTGGCATTAGCCCATACGGTGCAGGACGGCAACAGCTGGGCATGGCAATCAACCCACGCATCGGGACGAGTGAAGAGATCGCCAAGGTGGCCTTGTTCCTTGGGTCGGACGAGTCCAGCTTCGTGAACGGAACCGTCGTTACAGCTGATGCAGGTTGGAGTTCCTATTAATCCATTCAAGCGCAGTCGAGCATGGAGTACCGAAATAGTGCGAACAGTCAGGAAGCCGCATAACCATATGCGGCTTCTTTTTTGTGTTACTCCGAGAACGGTGGATCACAGCGCCATATCCCGTATAGGACAAACGTTTGCATTTCTACACGGATGCTTGAAATGAATCAATTTAACGGTGGTTTTGGTTTGGAAAAGAGTGAGGATTCACGCACAATCAGACGATGGGGAATAATGACCGGATTATGAGGCTGTGGTTCCCCGCTTAGAATTTTCAACAAGACCTGAACGGCTGTATAGCCCAGCTGATAGGTTCCAATGTCTATAGAGCTTAAGGGTGGTGAAGCCAGCTCCGATAAAGCAATATTGTTAAAACTGACCACGCTGATATCCTCAGGCACCAGATAATGAAGCTCGGCAAGAGCTCTCAGTACCCCGAAGGCCACATTGTCATCAATGACAACGATTGCGGTGGGTCTGTTCGGCAAGGACATGAACAGCGACATCGCCCTGAATCCACTTTCCTGTAGAAATTCACCTTCCACAATCCAGTCACTATCGGCATCCAGCCCGGCTTGGGCAAGCGCTTTTTGGTATCCTAGCATGCGATCATGCGATAACGTAATGTCCGGTGGGCCGCTGACAAATCCGATTCGCGTATGCCCTTGGGCGATCAGATGATGTGTCGCATCATAAGCAGTCTGTACATTATCGTTATCCACCATGGGGGCATTGGGATGAGCTTCGCTGCGACCGATTAACACAAAAGGAAACTTTTCCGCTTCCAAAAATGAAATGATGGGATCGTCTCGTTTGGACCCAAGCAACAGAATGCCATCCACTCTGCGACCATGAACAAGACGGGAGATCGCGTGCAGTTCATTGTCTGATGAAGTTTCAGTGGTTAGCAGCAATTCATAATTCATACGGGTGGCATGTGTAATAATACCCCGCAGCAGTTCCCCGAAAAAGTAATTCTGAAACAACTCTTCAGCAGGACGCGGAAGCATAATGCCAAGGGTATGGGTCGTCTTGGAAACCAGGCTCTTCGCCATGATGTTGGGATGGTAGTTTAATTCTTTCATGATTTGCTTCACTTTGAGAGACGTCTTGGTGCTGATTCTGGGATGGTTGGAAATCACTCGTGACACTGTAGAAGGGGAAACACCCGCCAATTTGGCAATATCCTTGATCGTAATCATGTAAAAAATCCCTTCTGAACAATCGTATAAATATTCTCCTATGGTAATCCAAAGGATACGATAAATCAATTGCTAACTGCCACATATGGGTTGCACAGGAAGTAAAATAAAGGAAGAAAGAGTCTGAACAAGAAAATAGGAAATTACTGTAGGTAGAAGAGGTAAATTGGTTAAAATTGAGCAAATATGGCTTGTGCAAACGTTTGTGCAAAGAAAGTTAGGTATTGTATGATGTGATTGTTATTGTAGCGCTTACATCTATGAATTTACATACTTCTTGACTTATTTCCCCCTACATATTGAACGAAGGAGTCATCTTGTCTTCCATTTGGGCAAACGTTTGTACAAAAGTGAACATGGAATGCAAAACCTGACAACATACGCAGACAAAAGGGTGAAAAGCGCGAACATTGTTGGACCAAGCAGAGGGAAGGGGACATTTTACATGAGAAAATGGCAAGGGGCAACATTGTCCGTCATGATGGCTTTCACACTGGCTGCATGCGGGGCTGGAGGCGGAAGTCCATCTCCAACTACGGCAGGTGAAAATCCGGAGGAAGTGGTAGAGCTGACAGCCGAGAATCTTCAACCGGAAGAAGGGGCAACCCTGGTGATCTGGGAGGACAAAAATCAAAGCAGTTTTATTGAGCAAAGAGCCAAAAAATTCGAAGAGAAGTACGGGGTAACGGTCAAAATGGAGGAGCTACCTCCAACCGATCAGGTCACCAAACTAACGACGGATGGCCCGGCGGGTCTCGCGGCAGATGTTGTCGTTTTCCCACATGATAAGATTGGTAGCGCTTCAGAGGCGGGACTTATTCTGCCCAATGACATATTCGAAGCAGAGACCGCAGAGAACACCAGCGACAACGCACTGAAGGCGGTAACGTTCAAGGATATCCTGTACGGCTATCCGTACAGCGTGGAGACGTATGCTCTCTTTTACAACAAAGCATTGTATCCAGAAGCTCCGAAAAACTTTGATGAGATTATCAGCTTCGCCAAGACGTTCAATAACGTGAAATCCAATCAATATGCGCTGATGTGGGAATTGCAGCAATTTTACTATAACTATGCATTCCTGGCTTCACAGGGCGGTTATATTTTTGGGGACAACGGGATGGATAGCGCGGATCTCGGTCTGAATAACGAAGGAGCCCTGAAGGGTGGACAGTTCTTGCAGAAGCTGAAGTCGGAAGTACTGCCGCTCAAGATGGGTGACGTGAACTATGATATCAAAAAAGGATTATTCTCCAGCGGCAAGCTGGCTATGGATATTAACGGTCCGTGGACCATTGCCGATTATCGCAATGCCGGTATTGATTTTGGCGTTGCTCCGCTTCCGGCAATTGATGGCAAACCGATGACCTCCTTCTCTGGTGTTAAAGCCTATTATGTAAATGCATTTACACAATACCCGAATGCATCGAAGCTTCTGGCAGCGTTCCTTTCCAATGAAGAGGCTCAGATGGAGAACTTTGATCTAAACGGTACACTCCCTGCGAACAAAAACGTGGCTGCTGATTCAAAGGTGCAGGAGGACCCAATCAATAAGGCGTTCTTGGAACAGTTCAACAACTCTACACCAATGCCTTCCCTTCCTGCCATGGACAGCGTATGGGGACCAATCACGTCTGCGATTACGGATATATGGGATACCGATAAGGACGTGAAGGCATCGCTGGACAATGCCGTGAAACAGATCCAGGAAAGCCTTGCTACCGTCCAATAGGGACGAACGACGAATCCGAAGATATGCATAAGAATTGTATAGATTGAACTTCATATTTACACAAAAACGGAGAGGTACAGTGTAAGCACACTTTGTTCAATGTATACACGTTAGCAATAGGCGGGGAGGAGAGAGCAAATGCAGCAGCAGCATGTCCCGGTGCCCGTTGGACCGAACAGGGAAAGACAACACCGGATGACAGCGGCTATATGTTCCATCATACTGCAAGGTCTTGGACAGCTGTACAATCGACAGTGGATTAAGGGAATTTGTCTGTTGTTACTGGAGGGAGCAGGGCTTGCGTACCTGCTTCCTCGTCTGTCACAGGCTGTATGGGGCATATGGACACTGGGGGAAAATACACAGCGTTTTGTCAAAGTGAATGGGTCCACCGTACTTCAAAGGGGAGACCATTCCATCTTTTTACTGTTGGATGGCATTATCGTACTACTGGTGTTTTTTGTGTTTATTCTGATCTACATCCTGAATATTCGGGATGCATACGTCACGGGAGTCGCCAGGGAAGAAGGGAAGAAGACCCTGGGCGCAGGGGCTTCGCTTCGAAACATGATGGACAAAAACTTTCCCTACCTGTTTCTGTCCATTCCGGCACTGGGCATTCTGTTTTTCACCGTTATGCCGATTCTGTTTACGATCACGATTGCATTTACCAACTACTCAGCCCCGGATCATATTCCGCCAGCCAAACTCGTGGACTGGGTTGGCTTCAAGACGTTCAGTGATCTGATTCAGTTGAAATCCTGGAGCCAGACCTTCTATGGCGTACTGACCTGGACGGTCATCTGGGCCATTCTGGCGACAGTCACCACCTATTTTGGCGGTGTGCTTGTGGCACTGTTGATAGAACAGCGGGGCATACGCTTCAAGAAGCTATGGCGCACGATTTTTATTTTGCCTTATGCGATCCCGCAGATCATTTCTTTGCTGCTCATGCGTAATCTGTTCAATGGCCAGTTTGGACCAATCAATACGTACATGCGAGCGTTTGGGCTGGAGGGATTACCTTGGCTTACAGATCCGTTCTGGGCGAAAGTCACCGTCATTGTTGTCAACATGTGGATCGGTATTCCCGTCAGTATGGTGCTCATTCTGGGTGTATTGACGGCCATCCCTCGTGATCTCTACGAGGCTGCCGAAGTGGATGGAGCATCCGCATTTCAGAAATTCCGAATTATTACGATGCCGTTCATTCTTTTTGCTACAACTCCGGTACTCATCATGCAGTTCGCCGGAAACTTCAACAACTTCAATGTCATCTTCCTGCTGACGAACGGAAATCCGCTACGCGGAGATTATCAGTACGCGGGGGCGACAGACCTCTTGGTAACTTGGCTCTACAAGCTCACGCTCGACAATAACAAGTTCAATATGGCTTCAGCGGTAGGGATTATTATCTTCCTTATCATCGCTTCATTCTCCATCTGGAACTTCCGCCGCTCCAAATCATTCAAGGAGGAGGACATGATTCAATGAAGACACGTAATAATCCGCTGCGACTGGCTCTGAGTTATGTGTTATTGGTGATTATCGCTATTGTCTCCATCTACCCGGTACTCTGGATCTTTCTCTCTTCCCTGAGACCGGGTGCGGCATTGTTCAGTGAACGGTTGTGGCCCGAAGCATTCACGCTGACTCATTACGGTGAGTTATTTAATAATCCGTCCTTTATGTATGGAAGATGGTATATGAATACGCTGAAAATTGCCTTTTTCACGATGATCTTCTCCACGTTGATGGTGACACTCGGGATGTACGCACTGTCCCGCTTCCGCTTCCGTGGACGTAAAACCATTCTCTCCACCATGCTGATTCTTGGCATGTTCCCAAGCTTTATGAGCATGATTGCGATCTATATCATTTTGCTGCAAGTTAAATTGCTCGACACCCACGCTGCGCTCATCCTGGTCTATTCATCCGGAGCAGTACTGGGTGGATTTATCGTCAAAGGTTTCTTTGATACGATTCCTCGCAGTCTGGACGAAGCTGCTCGCATGGATGGTGCGAGTCACCTGCGGGTATTTACCAGCATCATCCTGCCCTTATCCAAGCCAATGCTGACCTATGTGGCACTAACCAGTTTTACCGGTGCGTGGATGGACTTTATCTTCGCCCGGCTGGTGCTGCGGACGAAGGAAAACTGGACGCTGGCGGTGGGGATGTGGGATCTGGTCAACCGGTATCAGGACAGTAACTTTACGATGTTTGCTGCGGGGGCGGTACTGATCGCCATTCCAATTACCCTGCTGTTTGTATTCCTCCAGCGATTCCTTGTTCAAGGGCTGACAGCAGGTGCTTCCAAAGGGTAATGCCGTGCCATAACAGCATAGTCAGCCGCGGTAAATGCGGCACTTCAACCAG of Paenibacillus sp. FSL R5-0517 contains these proteins:
- a CDS encoding sugar ABC transporter permease → MKTRNNPLRLALSYVLLVIIAIVSIYPVLWIFLSSLRPGAALFSERLWPEAFTLTHYGELFNNPSFMYGRWYMNTLKIAFFTMIFSTLMVTLGMYALSRFRFRGRKTILSTMLILGMFPSFMSMIAIYIILLQVKLLDTHAALILVYSSGAVLGGFIVKGFFDTIPRSLDEAARMDGASHLRVFTSIILPLSKPMLTYVALTSFTGAWMDFIFARLVLRTKENWTLAVGMWDLVNRYQDSNFTMFAAGAVLIAIPITLLFVFLQRFLVQGLTAGASKG
- a CDS encoding SDR family oxidoreductase; its protein translation is MKLQDKVAVVTGAGSGMGKAIATLYAQEGAKVVVSDINEESAQAVVNDIKAQGGEAIVVLANVAKEEDVQNLIDTTVSTYGTVDILINNAGIMDGMEPAADITDEKWERLFAVNTTSVMRTTRKVLPIFLEKQKGVIVNIASAGGLHGGRAGAAYTASKHAVVGFTKNTGYMYAEQGIRCNAIAPGAVATNISASMTGISPYGAGRQQLGMAINPRIGTSEEIAKVALFLGSDESSFVNGTVVTADAGWSSY
- a CDS encoding TetR/AcrR family transcriptional regulator, producing the protein MSETPNSMDRRIKKSKAALKDALIHLMQKHPFKEISITDIVERADLNRGTFYRHYQYKEDLFNEIIDDVIQDLVTSFRKPYQGLKEFEVGLMPSSAITIFEHVHQHAQFYTLVVQSEASSNFQRMICDVLRDLSLQDLNHIFPQHINHELLASYQSHAIFGMIMEWIRQDFKHSPAYMAEELFKIIHYRPDNVVLKDDY
- a CDS encoding maltose ABC transporter substrate-binding protein, producing the protein MRKWQGATLSVMMAFTLAACGAGGGSPSPTTAGENPEEVVELTAENLQPEEGATLVIWEDKNQSSFIEQRAKKFEEKYGVTVKMEELPPTDQVTKLTTDGPAGLAADVVVFPHDKIGSASEAGLILPNDIFEAETAENTSDNALKAVTFKDILYGYPYSVETYALFYNKALYPEAPKNFDEIISFAKTFNNVKSNQYALMWELQQFYYNYAFLASQGGYIFGDNGMDSADLGLNNEGALKGGQFLQKLKSEVLPLKMGDVNYDIKKGLFSSGKLAMDINGPWTIADYRNAGIDFGVAPLPAIDGKPMTSFSGVKAYYVNAFTQYPNASKLLAAFLSNEEAQMENFDLNGTLPANKNVAADSKVQEDPINKAFLEQFNNSTPMPSLPAMDSVWGPITSAITDIWDTDKDVKASLDNAVKQIQESLATVQ
- a CDS encoding ABC transporter permease subunit codes for the protein MQQQHVPVPVGPNRERQHRMTAAICSIILQGLGQLYNRQWIKGICLLLLEGAGLAYLLPRLSQAVWGIWTLGENTQRFVKVNGSTVLQRGDHSIFLLLDGIIVLLVFFVFILIYILNIRDAYVTGVAREEGKKTLGAGASLRNMMDKNFPYLFLSIPALGILFFTVMPILFTITIAFTNYSAPDHIPPAKLVDWVGFKTFSDLIQLKSWSQTFYGVLTWTVIWAILATVTTYFGGVLVALLIEQRGIRFKKLWRTIFILPYAIPQIISLLLMRNLFNGQFGPINTYMRAFGLEGLPWLTDPFWAKVTVIVVNMWIGIPVSMVLILGVLTAIPRDLYEAAEVDGASAFQKFRIITMPFILFATTPVLIMQFAGNFNNFNVIFLLTNGNPLRGDYQYAGATDLLVTWLYKLTLDNNKFNMASAVGIIIFLIIASFSIWNFRRSKSFKEEDMIQ
- a CDS encoding LacI family DNA-binding transcriptional regulator, with protein sequence MITIKDIAKLAGVSPSTVSRVISNHPRISTKTSLKVKQIMKELNYHPNIMAKSLVSKTTHTLGIMLPRPAEELFQNYFFGELLRGIITHATRMNYELLLTTETSSDNELHAISRLVHGRRVDGILLLGSKRDDPIISFLEAEKFPFVLIGRSEAHPNAPMVDNDNVQTAYDATHHLIAQGHTRIGFVSGPPDITLSHDRMLGYQKALAQAGLDADSDWIVEGEFLQESGFRAMSLFMSLPNRPTAIVVIDDNVAFGVLRALAELHYLVPEDISVVSFNNIALSELASPPLSSIDIGTYQLGYTAVQVLLKILSGEPQPHNPVIIPHRLIVRESSLFSKPKPPLN